In Bacteroidales bacterium, a genomic segment contains:
- a CDS encoding glycosyltransferase family 2 protein, translated as MMNDLHRQLKIAILLPVYNALPYTKKTLENLRQLLSSDALNSSGFNFEIVVVDDGSTDGTSEWIQANFPFVHVLTGDGTLWWSGGINRAAAYALSDLNAAYLLLWNNDIVAGEDYFPALCRILSENKPEIIVGSKVFIARADNILWSMGGYFNRRSGVKYPVGFGEPDSETYRQPLNVDWLPGMGTCLHRSVIEKIGYWDEVHFPQYHGDSDFTCRARENGFILRVYPELKLWNHTDHTGALHQGRWKDLLRSFSSVRSNYHLGKDMMFYRRHGKGVFCYYGLLVKYLRYVGGFFKGKLSGALGISRKNHSIQS; from the coding sequence ATGATGAATGATCTGCATCGCCAACTAAAAATAGCCATCCTTCTGCCGGTATATAATGCCCTTCCCTATACAAAAAAAACACTGGAGAACCTTCGTCAGCTGCTGTCTTCTGATGCACTGAATTCCAGCGGTTTTAATTTTGAGATAGTTGTGGTGGATGATGGTTCCACAGACGGAACTTCTGAATGGATACAAGCAAATTTTCCCTTTGTTCATGTGCTCACCGGTGACGGCACCCTCTGGTGGAGCGGTGGCATCAACAGGGCTGCAGCCTATGCTTTATCAGACCTGAACGCCGCCTACCTGCTGCTGTGGAACAATGATATTGTGGCCGGGGAAGACTATTTTCCGGCGTTGTGCAGAATACTGTCTGAAAATAAGCCCGAAATTATTGTCGGCTCCAAGGTATTTATAGCCAGAGCAGACAATATCCTGTGGAGCATGGGCGGATACTTCAACCGCCGTTCAGGTGTTAAATATCCTGTCGGGTTTGGAGAGCCCGACTCGGAAACATACAGGCAGCCTCTAAACGTTGACTGGCTGCCCGGCATGGGAACCTGCCTTCATCGGTCGGTTATTGAGAAAATAGGGTACTGGGACGAAGTGCATTTTCCGCAGTATCACGGTGATTCTGATTTTACCTGCCGGGCCAGGGAAAACGGATTCATCCTGAGGGTGTATCCCGAACTGAAACTCTGGAACCATACCGACCATACAGGCGCCCTGCACCAGGGACGCTGGAAGGATCTTCTCCGGTCATTTTCATCAGTTCGTTCCAATTATCACCTCGGCAAAGATATGATGTTTTACCGCCGGCATGGAAAAGGAGTTTTTTGCTATTACGGACTTCTTGTTAAGTACCTCCGGTATGTGGGAGGCTTTTTCAAGGGAAAACTATCGGGTGCATTGGGAATCAGCCGGAAAAATCATTCCATTCAATCCTGA
- a CDS encoding O-antigen ligase family protein, giving the protein MTYFDPLIHWLFCLFILLVPYLGGYLPRLKVGGTTLDIRHFFLIAFTFFFFLKFFLGQFRARLSPFLIALGIYMLYVLLNKNFLTGSIPPSILFNLVTTWFTLALFENLVYTPADGRRLYMFLLVVAVGCFIASALQTFVDPTFYVGKYKEALYWIRFFSRYEGIVRNNSLFAGVGPYEAGIGLSCLFLYFLFRNFREYSLRDLAVVAMLAFSVAVTYSRWIWGFALIGILVFVWYRYKQYSIVLFPAVILLLIILFLGFFSQIEQSKVYQKRIATETYKGRTETTQIFVERFFQQKPVFGFGESSWQDKEYLKFNWFGIHVAYFDIIFREGLFGLALFVLYWIFGFLRFRKSSRVTGNPMLLAFFWGYVFINFTALFDNLNYYGYFLMFYLLNMFLQNKQEPIPA; this is encoded by the coding sequence ATGACTTACTTTGATCCCCTGATCCATTGGCTTTTTTGTCTGTTCATTCTCCTGGTCCCCTATCTCGGAGGGTACCTGCCCCGCCTCAAGGTCGGAGGAACCACGCTCGACATCCGTCATTTTTTTCTTATTGCCTTTACCTTTTTCTTTTTTCTGAAATTTTTCCTGGGCCAGTTCAGGGCGCGCTTAAGCCCTTTTCTGATTGCGCTGGGAATTTATATGTTATATGTACTGCTCAACAAAAACTTCCTTACCGGATCGATTCCGCCTTCCATTCTTTTCAATCTGGTAACAACATGGTTTACCCTGGCCCTGTTCGAGAACCTTGTTTATACGCCTGCTGACGGCAGAAGGCTTTACATGTTTCTGCTCGTGGTAGCGGTGGGGTGTTTCATTGCAAGTGCTTTGCAGACCTTTGTTGACCCGACCTTCTATGTGGGGAAATATAAGGAGGCACTTTACTGGATCCGTTTCTTCAGCCGCTATGAAGGCATTGTGCGCAACAACTCCCTTTTCGCAGGAGTGGGGCCTTACGAGGCCGGAATTGGCCTTTCCTGCCTTTTTCTCTATTTCCTGTTCAGAAATTTCAGGGAATATTCGCTGAGAGACCTTGCTGTTGTAGCTATGCTGGCCTTTTCGGTGGCGGTTACCTATTCCCGGTGGATCTGGGGATTTGCCCTCATCGGAATTCTGGTTTTTGTCTGGTACCGCTATAAACAATACAGCATTGTGCTTTTCCCTGCTGTTATTCTTTTGCTCATTATTCTCTTCCTGGGATTTTTTTCGCAGATAGAACAGTCAAAAGTCTATCAGAAGCGCATTGCAACAGAAACCTACAAAGGCAGAACCGAAACTACCCAGATCTTTGTGGAGCGCTTCTTTCAACAGAAACCTGTTTTTGGTTTCGGTGAATCAAGCTGGCAGGATAAGGAATACCTGAAATTCAACTGGTTTGGGATCCATGTTGCCTACTTTGATATTATTTTCAGGGAAGGGCTTTTTGGTCTTGCCCTCTTTGTCCTCTACTGGATTTTCGGTTTCTTGCGTTTCCGGAAAAGCTCCCGTGTAACCGGAAATCCTATGCTCCTTGCCTTTTTCTGGGGATATGTATTTATCAACTTTACGGCTCTGTTTGACAATCTGAATTATTACGGGTATTTTCTGATGTTTTATCTGCTGAACATGTTTCTTCAGAACAAACAGGAACCCATACCCGCTTAA
- a CDS encoding glycosyltransferase, producing MNIRVLHLSASDLEGGAARAAFRLHTGLRENGIDSHMLVKSKKSDNAYVHQVRFNKIRNYFSYHLDYLLWLNRYPGRESVNFSISFWKSPVMDAIRSLKPDIVHLHWISDNFLSLETIGKLNRPVVWSLHDMNPFTGGCHYDNNCNRYRTLCGNCPVLHSERQNDLSTWIQKRKKKIYSAMPGLTMVGLSRWMQEAASSSSVLQGVRVVNLPNGIDTSQYKPVAKDMARGLLSVPPDKKVILFGAQFSNAEKRKGFHHLLKAMSNFERDDLVIVVFGAKADTRDTGIPFPVRFLGNLHDDLSLCIVYSAADVMIVPSEQENLSNGIMESMACGTPVVAFDIGGNPDMIRHRENGYLARPFDADDLREGIRWIIDNREYQTIAENARDTVVKKFDIQVVATQYAELYKSMLNIS from the coding sequence ATGAACATACGCGTATTGCATTTAAGCGCCAGTGATCTGGAAGGTGGAGCAGCCCGCGCAGCATTCCGCCTGCATACCGGGTTGAGAGAAAACGGCATCGATTCGCACATGCTGGTTAAAAGCAAAAAGAGCGACAATGCGTATGTTCACCAGGTCCGCTTCAACAAAATCCGTAATTATTTTTCCTATCATCTCGATTACCTGCTGTGGCTCAACCGGTATCCCGGACGGGAAAGTGTGAATTTTTCCATTTCGTTCTGGAAATCCCCTGTTATGGATGCAATCAGGTCTCTTAAACCTGATATCGTCCACCTGCACTGGATTTCGGACAATTTTCTTTCCCTTGAAACCATTGGAAAACTGAACCGACCGGTGGTGTGGAGTTTGCATGATATGAATCCGTTTACGGGGGGATGTCATTACGATAACAACTGTAACCGATACCGCACCTTATGCGGAAACTGCCCGGTGCTCCATTCGGAAAGGCAAAACGACCTCAGCACATGGATACAGAAAAGGAAGAAAAAGATTTATTCTGCAATGCCCGGTCTGACCATGGTTGGACTGAGCCGGTGGATGCAGGAAGCTGCTTCATCAAGCTCGGTTTTGCAGGGTGTTCGTGTAGTGAACCTGCCGAATGGTATTGACACCTCGCAATATAAGCCGGTGGCAAAAGACATGGCCAGGGGTCTTCTTTCGGTGCCTCCGGATAAAAAGGTTATTTTGTTCGGGGCACAGTTTTCCAATGCCGAAAAGAGAAAAGGCTTTCATCACCTGCTGAAGGCCATGAGCAATTTTGAAAGGGATGATCTTGTCATTGTGGTTTTTGGGGCAAAAGCCGATACCCGGGATACAGGGATTCCTTTCCCGGTTCGTTTTCTGGGGAACCTGCACGATGACCTCTCTCTTTGCATTGTTTATTCAGCGGCCGATGTGATGATTGTCCCCTCCGAACAGGAGAATCTTTCCAACGGAATTATGGAATCCATGGCGTGCGGAACACCGGTTGTGGCGTTTGATATTGGAGGAAATCCTGATATGATAAGGCATCGGGAAAACGGGTATCTGGCCAGACCTTTTGATGCTGATGATCTGCGGGAAGGAATTCGGTGGATCATTGACAACCGGGAATATCAAACGATCGCCGAAAACGCCCGGGATACGGTGGTGAAAAAATTTGACATTCAGGTTGTAGCCACGCAATATGCTGAGCTGTACAAATCCATGTTGAATATTTCATAA
- a CDS encoding oligosaccharide flippase family protein has product MKGSGPVHLVKEFFTGGGERSVKVKRHIVYSFLLKAASILITFLLVPLTLHYLGTARYGIWITLSSILGWIGFFDIGLGNGLRNKFAEAMARSDHGLARKYVSTTYGGMTVIFGAIMLLFFLVNPFLNWAKILNTPPGMQQEVTILATVVVVFFIIRFVTGLISVILTADQRPALSGLLTFLGNLAALAGVYIITKITEGSLVYIGIALSSAPVIVYIVASVWYFGRDYSFCRPSLKFFHRQYLKDLMSLGVQFFIINIAVLVIFTTSNLIITQLFSPAEVTPYNIAYRYFSMITMGFEIILVPLWTAFTDAYVKKDIPWIRNTIRYLLFVWGGMIVLSLIMLAFSGIFYRFWVGSEVKIPFSMSALLAGYVILATWCNLWAYFINGTGKIRISLYIAVFQAVANIPLAIFLARNAHLGPQGVVLATMIVMLAGAILSPIQSIKIIEGKDNGLWGK; this is encoded by the coding sequence TTACCGGCGGAGGCGAACGTTCGGTAAAGGTGAAACGCCATATTGTCTATTCATTTCTCCTGAAGGCGGCTTCCATTTTAATTACCTTTCTGCTCGTACCCCTCACCCTGCATTATCTTGGCACTGCGCGTTACGGGATATGGATAACCCTTTCTTCCATCCTTGGCTGGATCGGATTTTTTGATATCGGTCTGGGCAATGGATTGCGGAATAAATTTGCCGAGGCAATGGCCCGTTCTGATCATGGCCTGGCAAGAAAGTACGTAAGTACAACCTACGGGGGCATGACCGTCATTTTTGGGGCCATTATGCTGCTGTTTTTTCTGGTTAACCCTTTTCTGAACTGGGCGAAAATACTCAATACGCCTCCCGGGATGCAGCAGGAGGTGACCATTCTGGCCACCGTGGTGGTGGTGTTTTTTATCATACGGTTTGTTACGGGACTCATCAGTGTGATTCTTACAGCCGATCAGCGGCCGGCCCTGAGCGGGCTCCTGACTTTTCTGGGGAACCTGGCCGCTCTGGCGGGTGTCTATATTATCACAAAAATTACCGAAGGGTCCCTGGTGTATATCGGTATTGCCCTCAGCTCTGCTCCGGTGATTGTCTATATCGTTGCCTCCGTATGGTATTTTGGGCGTGATTACAGCTTTTGCCGGCCCTCCCTGAAGTTCTTTCACAGGCAGTATCTGAAAGATCTGATGAGCCTCGGGGTTCAGTTTTTTATCATCAACATAGCTGTGCTGGTAATATTTACCACCAGCAACCTGATCATTACCCAGCTTTTTTCACCTGCCGAGGTTACTCCTTACAACATTGCCTACCGGTACTTCAGTATGATCACCATGGGATTTGAAATTATTCTGGTTCCCTTGTGGACAGCCTTTACCGATGCCTATGTGAAAAAAGACATTCCCTGGATCAGAAACACAATCCGCTACCTGCTCTTTGTATGGGGCGGAATGATTGTTCTCAGCCTCATAATGCTGGCTTTTTCCGGTATTTTCTACCGTTTCTGGGTCGGGTCCGAAGTGAAAATCCCCTTCAGTATGTCGGCTTTGCTGGCGGGCTATGTAATTCTGGCCACCTGGTGCAATCTCTGGGCATATTTTATCAACGGAACGGGCAAAATACGAATTTCACTATATATAGCTGTATTTCAGGCTGTTGCGAATATTCCCCTGGCCATTTTCCTTGCCCGCAATGCGCATCTGGGCCCTCAGGGTGTGGTATTGGCCACCATGATTGTTATGCTGGCCGGCGCCATTTTGTCGCCCATCCAATCCATCAAAATCATCGAAGGTAAAGACAACGGATTGTGGGGAAAATAA